From Streptomonospora salina, the proteins below share one genomic window:
- a CDS encoding TM0106 family RecB-like putative nuclease encodes MFRTEHARVVSPTDLVDAMECEHRSTLRIAAAAEVPGAPAPADLDPLVAQQGAAHEQAELDRLRGLFGDGVVTVADPAPTDAALRAAAETTAEAMRAGAPVVYQACFYDAFAPGTAFHGRADFLISTAVDPATGARRPGTVPRYEPWDTKLARNPGPSAILQLTAYAAALERTDAGRGEHMHLITGDRGVHTHRVADFLPILQGVRERLLERLSHPPALPDPLWGAPRPSCDGCGYSDLCATGRARARHLSLVAGMRTDQARRLDDAGIATIDALAGAADDDRPAAMPRHSFARLREQAALQVRQDATRSAEDPQGTVIAEVHSAEGLAALPPPSPGDVFFDMEGYPYYDGADGRGLEYLFGAVTRARPGADGPAGAAESEEFHAFWAHDRAQEKRAFAAFVDFVCERIDADPGAHVYHYASYEADRLKLLAAAFGTREADVDELLRHRRLVDLYTTVKKSLRVSQRSYSIKYLEPLYLPRHRSGDVTTAASSIDAYADYLGAVQSGEADRADKIARGIADYNRDDCASTADLRDWLENLRTEHGITARPSGQSELVAEDADERAAERRRLRDEQEARLRALTDPLTEGVAEDPAQRGPDQRARALLAALVGYYRREENPSWWDYFRRVSAPVEELEADNECLVPLRARLGGWEEPTGRRKLARRDVELRADPARPHPFTAGDSVRLLYAGAPGQEADTVNAAVETASPERLTLVETSAPGETYARAPSAVLPGAPVRSAPKDEALWSVAAAAVEELPGLPRTAGIDVLLRRPPRTRDGAGLDDPADHGGDTVAAAVAAAERLDSSYLAVQGPPGAGKTYLAARLITRLVASGRTVGVCSTSHKAVENVLTAALHAARGSPPLPCAKRPPAKKPAADAPWDQPKSPKDLAAWRTDHTGGHLVGGTAWNMANEAMTADPLDVLIIDEAGQFALADTLAVSAAARNLVLLGDPQQLPQVVQGSHSEGAAASALEHLAGGAEVIDPELGYFLDQTRRMHPAVCAPVSQLSYRGMLHAHPSAAERAMSGVPAGLYRYETDHSGRATHSPEEVEAVVSIASDLVGRTFHEPGAVVDREITGSDILVVAPYNLQVRALRRALDASGPAGVRVGTVDRFQGQEAPVVICSMTVSSAADAARGLDFVLSRNRLNVALSRAQTVAALVYSPQLGASSPRSVAELRVLAGFAGLRADAAPWPASGHPHP; translated from the coding sequence GTGTTCCGAACCGAGCACGCCCGGGTCGTGTCGCCGACCGACCTCGTCGACGCCATGGAATGCGAGCATCGCAGTACGCTGCGCATCGCCGCGGCCGCCGAGGTGCCCGGCGCGCCCGCCCCCGCCGACCTCGACCCGCTCGTCGCCCAGCAGGGCGCCGCCCACGAACAGGCCGAACTCGACCGCCTGCGCGGCCTCTTCGGCGACGGCGTCGTCACCGTCGCCGACCCCGCGCCCACCGACGCCGCCCTGCGCGCCGCCGCCGAGACCACCGCCGAAGCCATGCGCGCCGGCGCCCCCGTCGTCTACCAGGCCTGCTTCTACGACGCCTTCGCCCCCGGAACCGCCTTCCACGGCCGAGCCGACTTCCTGATCTCCACCGCCGTAGACCCGGCCACCGGCGCCCGCCGCCCCGGCACCGTGCCGCGCTACGAGCCCTGGGACACCAAACTCGCCCGCAACCCCGGCCCCTCGGCGATCCTCCAACTGACCGCCTACGCCGCAGCGCTGGAACGCACCGACGCCGGCCGCGGGGAGCACATGCACCTCATCACCGGCGACCGCGGCGTGCACACCCACCGCGTCGCCGACTTCCTGCCCATCCTGCAGGGCGTACGCGAACGGCTGCTGGAGCGCCTGTCACACCCGCCCGCACTGCCCGACCCCCTGTGGGGCGCGCCCCGCCCCTCCTGCGACGGCTGCGGCTACAGCGACCTGTGCGCCACCGGCCGCGCCCGCGCCCGCCACCTCTCGCTGGTGGCGGGAATGCGCACCGACCAGGCCCGCCGCCTCGACGACGCCGGCATCGCCACCATCGACGCCCTGGCCGGCGCCGCCGACGACGACCGGCCCGCCGCCATGCCCCGCCACTCCTTCGCGCGGCTGCGCGAGCAGGCCGCGCTGCAAGTGCGCCAAGACGCCACCCGCAGCGCCGAGGATCCCCAGGGGACCGTGATCGCCGAGGTCCACTCCGCGGAAGGCCTCGCCGCGCTGCCCCCGCCCAGCCCCGGCGACGTCTTCTTCGACATGGAGGGCTACCCCTACTACGACGGCGCCGACGGCCGCGGACTGGAGTACCTCTTCGGCGCCGTCACCCGTGCCCGCCCCGGAGCCGACGGCCCCGCCGGGGCCGCGGAGTCCGAGGAGTTCCACGCCTTCTGGGCCCACGACCGCGCCCAGGAGAAGCGCGCCTTCGCCGCCTTCGTCGACTTCGTGTGCGAACGCATCGACGCCGACCCCGGCGCCCACGTCTACCACTACGCCTCCTACGAGGCCGACCGCCTCAAACTCCTGGCCGCGGCCTTCGGCACCCGCGAGGCCGACGTCGACGAACTCCTGCGCCACCGCCGCCTCGTCGACCTCTACACCACCGTCAAAAAGAGCCTGCGCGTGTCCCAGCGCTCCTACTCCATCAAGTACCTCGAACCCCTCTACCTGCCCCGGCACCGCAGCGGCGACGTCACCACCGCCGCCTCCAGCATCGACGCCTACGCCGACTACCTCGGCGCCGTCCAGTCCGGCGAGGCCGACCGCGCCGACAAGATCGCCCGCGGCATCGCCGACTACAACCGCGACGACTGCGCCTCCACCGCCGACCTGCGCGACTGGCTCGAGAACCTGCGTACCGAGCACGGCATCACCGCGCGCCCGTCCGGCCAGAGCGAACTCGTCGCCGAGGACGCCGACGAACGCGCCGCCGAGCGGCGCCGCCTCCGCGACGAGCAGGAGGCCCGGCTGCGGGCCCTCACCGACCCGCTGACGGAGGGCGTCGCCGAAGACCCGGCCCAGCGCGGCCCCGACCAGCGCGCCCGCGCGCTGCTGGCCGCGCTCGTGGGCTACTACCGCCGCGAAGAGAACCCCTCGTGGTGGGACTACTTCCGCCGTGTCTCCGCCCCCGTCGAAGAGCTCGAAGCCGACAACGAGTGCCTGGTGCCGCTGCGGGCGCGCCTGGGCGGCTGGGAGGAACCCACCGGCCGCCGGAAACTCGCCCGGCGCGACGTCGAGCTGCGCGCCGACCCCGCCCGCCCCCACCCCTTCACCGCAGGCGACTCGGTCCGGCTGCTGTATGCGGGAGCGCCCGGCCAGGAGGCCGACACCGTCAACGCCGCCGTCGAAACCGCCTCGCCCGAGCGCCTCACCCTCGTCGAGACCTCCGCGCCAGGAGAGACCTACGCCCGCGCCCCTTCGGCGGTGCTGCCCGGCGCCCCCGTGCGGTCGGCCCCCAAGGACGAGGCGCTGTGGTCGGTGGCGGCCGCGGCCGTCGAGGAGCTGCCCGGGCTCCCCCGCACCGCCGGCATCGACGTGCTGCTGCGCCGCCCCCCGCGCACCCGCGACGGGGCCGGGCTCGACGACCCCGCCGACCACGGCGGCGACACGGTGGCCGCCGCCGTCGCCGCCGCCGAACGGCTCGACTCCTCCTACCTGGCCGTGCAGGGCCCGCCCGGCGCCGGAAAGACCTACCTGGCCGCCCGCCTGATCACCCGCCTGGTCGCCTCCGGCCGCACCGTGGGCGTGTGCTCCACCAGCCACAAGGCCGTCGAGAACGTCCTCACGGCCGCCCTGCACGCCGCCCGCGGGTCCCCACCCCTGCCGTGCGCCAAGCGCCCGCCCGCCAAGAAACCCGCCGCCGACGCCCCCTGGGACCAGCCCAAGAGCCCCAAGGACCTCGCCGCCTGGCGCACCGACCACACCGGCGGCCACCTCGTCGGCGGCACCGCCTGGAACATGGCCAACGAAGCGATGACCGCCGATCCGCTCGACGTGCTGATCATCGACGAAGCCGGCCAGTTCGCGCTGGCCGACACCCTCGCCGTGTCGGCCGCCGCCCGCAACCTCGTGCTGCTGGGCGACCCCCAGCAGCTGCCCCAGGTCGTCCAGGGCTCCCACAGCGAGGGTGCGGCCGCCTCGGCCCTGGAGCACCTCGCCGGCGGCGCCGAGGTCATCGACCCCGAACTGGGCTACTTCCTGGACCAGACCCGACGCATGCACCCCGCCGTCTGCGCCCCCGTCTCCCAGCTGTCCTACCGCGGCATGCTGCATGCCCACCCCAGCGCCGCCGAACGCGCCATGAGCGGTGTTCCGGCCGGCCTCTACCGCTACGAGACCGACCACAGCGGCCGCGCCACCCACAGCCCCGAAGAGGTCGAAGCGGTCGTGTCCATCGCGTCCGACCTGGTCGGACGCACGTTCCACGAACCCGGCGCCGTGGTCGACCGCGAGATCACCGGTTCCGACATCCTGGTCGTGGCCCCCTACAACCTGCAGGTCCGCGCCTTGCGCCGAGCACTGGACGCCTCCGGTCCGGCCGGGGTGCGCGTGGGCACCGTCGACCGGTTCCAAGGCCAGGAGGCCCCCGTGGTCATCTGCTCCATGACGGTCTCCAGCGCCGCCGACGCCGCCCGGGGCCTCGACTTCGTCCTCTCCCGCAACCGCCTCAACGTGGCTCTCTCACGCGCTCAGACCGTGGCGGCGCTGGTCTACTCGCCCCAGCTGGGCGCATCGTCCCCGCGCTCGGTCGCCGAACTGCGCGTGCTGGCCGGCTTCGCCGGGCTGCGCGCCGACGCCGCCCCCTGGCCCGCATCCGGCCACCCGCACCCGTGA
- a CDS encoding transposase, with amino-acid sequence MTDLAVVSTGERIANPRHLERKARNLKRYRRRMARTTPGSANRNTAKKKAAAAHRKVRHARTDSLHRTTTRLVREHDVIAIEDLNVRAIGTSTRRRTSVRLVESQPGRDPRARPGEPM; translated from the coding sequence GTGACGGACCTCGCCGTGGTGTCCACCGGTGAGAGGATCGCCAACCCCCGCCACCTGGAGCGCAAAGCCCGCAACCTCAAGCGCTACCGGCGGCGCATGGCCCGCACGACCCCGGGCTCGGCCAACCGGAACACAGCGAAGAAGAAGGCCGCCGCCGCCCACCGCAAAGTCCGCCACGCCCGCACCGACTCCCTGCACAGAACCACCACACGGCTGGTGCGCGAACACGACGTGATCGCGATCGAGGACCTGAACGTGCGCGCGATCGGGACCTCAACGCGGCGAAGAACATCCGTGCGGCTGGTCGAGTCGCAGCCCGGGAGAGACCCCCGGGCGAGGCCTGGGGAGCCGATGTGA
- the nirD gene encoding nitrite reductase small subunit NirD has product MSLPAREPATAPTGGAARHEPAREPADPDRLRVAACGSDKLGAERGVAVLLPDGGQVAVFRTHDDVLYAVGNIDPFSGAAVMSRGIVGDRAGEPTVASPMLKQVFSLRTGRCLDEPEVGLSTYAVELRDGVVHVCTRPDEGTTT; this is encoded by the coding sequence ATGAGCCTGCCCGCCCGCGAGCCCGCCACCGCCCCGACCGGGGGCGCTGCGCGCCACGAGCCCGCCCGCGAGCCCGCCGACCCCGACCGACTGCGGGTCGCCGCCTGCGGCTCGGATAAACTCGGTGCCGAACGCGGCGTTGCCGTCCTATTGCCTGACGGGGGACAGGTAGCCGTCTTCCGCACGCACGACGACGTGCTCTATGCGGTGGGCAACATCGATCCCTTCAGCGGTGCGGCGGTGATGTCCCGCGGCATCGTCGGCGACCGGGCCGGCGAGCCCACCGTCGCCTCGCCCATGCTCAAGCAGGTGTTCTCGCTGCGCACCGGCCGGTGCTTGGACGAGCCCGAGGTGGGGTTGTCCACCTACGCCGTGGAGCTGCGCGACGGCGTGGTCCACGTCTGCACCCGACCGGACGAGGGCACCACCACATGA
- a CDS encoding uroporphyrinogen-III synthase encodes MTPTPPTAPAARPAPDDGPDDAATVAPLAGFTVAVTAARRADELAALLRRKGAEVASAPALRIVPLSDDQRLASASRELTRRPADVVVATTGIGFRGWVEACDTWGCAEELVRAMASSRMLARGPKATGAIRAAGLREEWSPPSESSAEVLDYLLEHGVDGLRVAVQLHGDPLPDFCAALRMAGADVVEVPVYRWTEPEDTAPLDRLIEDVAAGGVDAATFTSAPAAASMLARARRLGADRALTEQLREHTLAMCVGPVTARPLMAEDIPTVWPERARMGAMVKRLAEELPERFPTLPVAGHRLRLRGHAVLVDGVVRPVSPALMRMLRELARRPGQVRDRADLLASLGGEGDAHAVETAVARLRSALGDSRIIQTVVKRGYRLALDGGDCAPRGA; translated from the coding sequence ATGACACCCACCCCGCCGACCGCACCCGCCGCCCGCCCGGCACCCGACGACGGCCCCGACGACGCCGCCACCGTGGCGCCGCTGGCCGGCTTCACCGTCGCCGTGACCGCCGCCCGCCGCGCCGACGAGCTGGCCGCGCTGCTGCGCCGCAAGGGCGCCGAGGTCGCCAGCGCTCCGGCGCTGCGCATCGTCCCGCTCAGCGACGACCAGCGCCTGGCCTCGGCCTCGCGCGAGCTGACCCGCCGCCCCGCCGACGTCGTCGTGGCCACCACCGGAATCGGCTTCCGCGGATGGGTGGAGGCCTGCGACACCTGGGGATGCGCCGAGGAGCTGGTGCGCGCCATGGCCTCCTCGCGCATGCTGGCCCGCGGCCCCAAGGCCACAGGCGCCATCCGCGCCGCAGGCCTGAGGGAGGAGTGGTCGCCGCCTTCGGAGTCCTCGGCCGAAGTGCTGGACTACCTGCTCGAACACGGGGTCGACGGGCTGCGCGTGGCCGTGCAGCTGCACGGAGACCCGCTGCCCGACTTCTGCGCCGCCCTGCGCATGGCCGGGGCCGACGTCGTGGAGGTCCCCGTCTACCGCTGGACCGAACCCGAGGACACCGCGCCGCTGGACCGGCTGATCGAGGACGTGGCCGCCGGCGGCGTCGACGCCGCCACCTTCACCAGCGCTCCCGCGGCCGCCTCGATGCTGGCGCGCGCCCGGCGCCTGGGTGCCGACCGCGCGCTGACCGAGCAGCTGCGCGAGCACACCTTGGCCATGTGCGTGGGACCGGTCACCGCGCGCCCGCTCATGGCCGAGGACATCCCCACCGTCTGGCCCGAGCGCGCCCGCATGGGCGCCATGGTCAAACGCCTCGCCGAAGAGCTGCCCGAGCGTTTCCCCACCCTGCCGGTGGCCGGGCACCGCCTGCGGCTGCGCGGCCACGCCGTCCTCGTCGACGGCGTGGTCCGCCCGGTCTCACCCGCGCTGATGCGGATGCTGCGCGAGCTCGCCCGCCGTCCCGGCCAAGTGCGCGACCGCGCCGACCTGCTGGCCTCGCTGGGCGGCGAGGGCGACGCCCACGCCGTAGAGACCGCCGTGGCCCGGCTGCGCAGCGCGCTGGGCGACTCCCGCATCATCCAGACCGTGGTCAAGCGCGGCTACCGGCTCGCGCTGGACGGCGGTGACTGCGCGCCCCGAGGAGCATGA
- a CDS encoding site-specific integrase, with translation MGHHGPVADDTPRTHDSAHRDTGTDPGGVAEIVPAEVREHLVRGTRSVLVDEAALEDVRRRFDDEQAGALGRYLSSAQSANTLRAYRSDWLAFTAWCRSEGRRSLPADPVDVAVYLAAAADTVRPGDPGRWALAPSTLERKAAAISAVHGAQGLATPTHSEVVRMTLRGVRRRRRAAPRRKRPLLLPTLEALLAELPDPGDPRGGTARRRDALLLLAGFAGALRRSELAALTFDDAALDADHRTGAPMLVVRLGATKTDQDARTEQQVALPRGRRPQTCPVCAFADWADLRESCRDGGAAALARHLEEAPATGPGAHRCHTYTGTDLADGTGRPLFPPVDRHGRIGAKAVSGRAVADLVKRYTRRAGLDADAFSGHSLRAGFATQAAMGGASDREIMRQGRWSNPRTVHGYIRTASPLEDNAVTRLGL, from the coding sequence ATGGGCCATCATGGCCCCGTGGCCGACGACACCCCCCGCACACACGACAGCGCACACCGCGACACCGGAACCGACCCCGGCGGCGTCGCCGAGATCGTCCCCGCCGAAGTGCGCGAACACCTCGTGCGCGGCACCCGCAGCGTCCTGGTCGACGAGGCCGCGCTGGAGGACGTGCGCCGCCGCTTCGACGACGAGCAGGCCGGCGCCCTGGGCCGCTACCTCTCTTCAGCTCAATCGGCCAACACCCTGCGCGCCTACCGCTCCGACTGGCTCGCCTTCACCGCCTGGTGCCGGTCCGAAGGCCGCCGGTCCCTGCCCGCCGACCCCGTCGACGTCGCCGTCTACCTCGCGGCCGCCGCCGACACCGTCCGCCCCGGCGACCCCGGCCGGTGGGCCCTGGCCCCCTCCACCCTGGAGCGCAAAGCCGCCGCCATCTCCGCCGTCCACGGGGCACAAGGGCTCGCCACCCCCACCCACAGCGAGGTCGTGCGCATGACGCTGCGCGGCGTCCGCCGGCGCCGCCGCGCCGCACCGCGCCGCAAACGCCCACTGCTGCTGCCCACCCTGGAGGCCCTGCTGGCCGAACTGCCGGACCCCGGCGACCCCCGGGGCGGTACGGCCCGCCGCCGCGACGCCCTGCTGCTGCTGGCCGGCTTCGCCGGCGCCCTGCGCCGCAGCGAACTCGCCGCCCTCACGTTCGACGACGCCGCCCTCGACGCCGACCACCGCACCGGCGCCCCCATGCTCGTCGTCCGCCTGGGCGCCACCAAGACCGACCAGGACGCCCGCACCGAGCAGCAGGTCGCCCTGCCCCGCGGGCGCCGCCCCCAGACCTGCCCCGTGTGCGCCTTCGCCGACTGGGCCGACCTGCGCGAATCCTGCCGCGACGGCGGTGCCGCGGCCCTGGCCCGGCACTTGGAAGAGGCGCCGGCGACCGGCCCCGGCGCCCACCGCTGCCACACCTACACCGGCACCGACCTGGCCGACGGAACCGGCCGCCCGCTGTTCCCGCCGGTGGACCGCCACGGGCGCATCGGCGCCAAAGCCGTGTCCGGGCGCGCCGTCGCCGACCTGGTCAAGCGTTACACGCGCCGCGCCGGACTGGACGCCGACGCCTTCTCCGGTCACTCCCTGCGTGCGGGGTTCGCCACCCAAGCCGCCATGGGCGGAGCCAGCGACCGCGAGATCATGCGCCAGGGCCGCTGGAGCAACCCCCGCACCGTCCACGGCTACATCCGCACCGCCAGTCCGCTCGAAGACAACGCGGTGACCCGTTTGGGTCTGTGA
- a CDS encoding septal ring lytic transglycosylase RlpA family protein, whose protein sequence is MGNRQTARTSLRERLREKRSLLVVTATGAALVAAGTAGAATVDTLASGPGAAAAQTAPPPAETADARPTPSDAGQDRTDDQARHDRRQALESAVQSVSGTARQEKTDPEPDDGSGGSDLSATGRGGSCEASMYSEPQPTASGERFDPAAMTAAHKSLPMGTMVEVTNPADGASVTVRINDRGPFVAGRCLDLSTASFEQIASASAGVTDVQWQVVD, encoded by the coding sequence GTGGGCAACCGCCAGACCGCTCGCACCTCCCTGCGCGAGCGCCTCCGAGAGAAGCGTTCCCTCCTCGTCGTCACCGCGACCGGCGCCGCCCTCGTCGCCGCCGGGACGGCCGGCGCCGCCACCGTCGACACCCTCGCCTCAGGCCCCGGTGCGGCCGCCGCGCAGACCGCCCCGCCCCCCGCCGAAACCGCCGACGCCCGACCCACCCCCTCCGACGCCGGCCAGGACCGCACCGACGACCAGGCCCGCCACGACCGCCGGCAGGCGCTGGAGTCGGCCGTACAGTCCGTCAGCGGCACCGCCCGCCAGGAGAAGACCGACCCCGAGCCCGACGACGGCTCCGGCGGATCGGACCTGAGCGCCACCGGCCGGGGCGGATCGTGCGAGGCCTCCATGTACAGCGAGCCCCAGCCCACCGCCAGCGGCGAGCGGTTCGACCCCGCAGCCATGACCGCCGCGCACAAGAGCCTGCCGATGGGCACCATGGTCGAGGTCACCAACCCGGCCGACGGCGCGTCGGTCACCGTGCGCATCAACGACCGCGGCCCCTTCGTCGCCGGGCGCTGCCTGGACCTGTCCACCGCCTCCTTCGAGCAGATCGCCTCGGCATCGGCCGGCGTCACCGACGTCCAGTGGCAGGTCGTGGATTGA
- a CDS encoding sirohydrochlorin chelatase — protein sequence MDVPTLLLAVHGTRDPRGTAEARRLARAVAEASQAPVRLGFADVLTPDVGEVAAGIDGPVVVVPAFLAAGYHVRVDIPDQLERAGRGDAVVTGALGGDERLLEAAVRRLGQAGRRTGEAVVLAAAGSSDPDARAQVADAAQRLADRLQAPVEEGYVATAEPTVAESVRRLRSRGHRRVALASWLLAPGLFHQRLAEAGADAVAGPLCPDAGVVAAVAARYRRAAVPAAV from the coding sequence ATGGACGTCCCGACCCTGCTGCTGGCCGTGCACGGCACCCGCGACCCGCGCGGCACCGCCGAGGCCCGCCGCCTGGCCCGCGCCGTCGCCGAGGCGTCGCAGGCCCCGGTGCGGCTGGGCTTCGCCGACGTACTCACCCCCGACGTCGGCGAGGTCGCCGCCGGCATCGACGGCCCCGTCGTGGTGGTGCCCGCCTTTCTGGCGGCCGGCTACCACGTGCGTGTCGACATCCCCGACCAGCTGGAGCGAGCCGGACGCGGCGACGCCGTGGTCACCGGCGCGCTGGGCGGCGACGAGCGCCTGCTGGAGGCGGCCGTGCGCCGGTTGGGCCAGGCCGGCCGGCGCACGGGCGAGGCGGTGGTGCTGGCCGCGGCGGGCTCCTCCGACCCCGACGCGCGCGCCCAGGTCGCCGACGCCGCCCAGCGGCTGGCGGACCGTCTCCAAGCGCCGGTCGAGGAGGGCTACGTCGCCACGGCCGAACCCACGGTCGCCGAGTCGGTGCGCCGGTTGCGCTCGCGCGGGCACCGGCGGGTGGCGCTGGCGTCGTGGCTGCTGGCGCCCGGCCTGTTCCACCAGCGCCTGGCCGAGGCCGGCGCCGACGCCGTGGCGGGCCCGCTGTGCCCCGACGCCGGGGTCGTCGCCGCCGTCGCCGCACGCTACCGCCGCGCCGCGGTGCCGGCCGCGGTCTGA
- a CDS encoding RNA-guided endonuclease InsQ/TnpB family protein, giving the protein MRTAYKCRAYPDPEQAAQLGRTFGCVRLVWNRTLAERRHAYRERGENTSYARTDAALTGWKKTAEPGFLSEVSSVPLQQVLGHQHTAFSNFFAGRAAYPRFKSRNGKQSAHDTRSAFRMRDGRLFLAKQQAPLAFVRSFDETDPAALDPTTVVVSREPDGRWYVAFAVEAEDPQPAPRPVPRSASTSG; this is encoded by the coding sequence ATGCGGACGGCGTACAAGTGCCGGGCCTACCCGGACCCTGAGCAGGCGGCCCAGTTGGGTCGCACGTTCGGCTGTGTGCGCCTGGTGTGGAACAGGACCCTCGCTGAACGGCGCCATGCCTACCGTGAGCGGGGCGAGAACACCTCCTACGCCCGGACCGACGCAGCGCTGACCGGGTGGAAGAAGACCGCGGAGCCGGGGTTCCTGTCCGAGGTGTCCTCGGTGCCGCTGCAGCAGGTGCTGGGCCACCAGCACACCGCGTTTTCGAACTTCTTCGCCGGACGCGCCGCCTACCCCCGGTTCAAGAGCAGGAACGGCAAGCAGTCGGCGCACGACACCCGCAGCGCGTTCCGCATGCGCGACGGCCGGCTGTTCCTGGCCAAGCAGCAGGCGCCGCTGGCGTTCGTGCGGTCCTTCGACGAGACCGATCCGGCCGCGCTCGACCCCACGACGGTGGTCGTCTCCCGCGAGCCGGACGGGCGCTGGTACGTGGCCTTCGCCGTGGAGGCCGAGGACCCGCAACCCGCCCCGAGGCCGGTTCCGAGGTCGGCATCGACCTCGGGGTGA